In the genome of Gemmatimonadaceae bacterium, one region contains:
- a CDS encoding 2-oxoacid:acceptor oxidoreductase subunit alpha yields the protein MTTLARQQVNDFAFKIATVNGTGSSSANDLIRKTIFRMGVPASGKNIFPSNIQGLPTWYEIRVNGAGHTARTPEFDLMIAMNPATYARDIAEVRPGGWLMHDSTWPRPDALMRDDVNMLGVPLARLCNENFAGARERILMKNIAYAGALAALLGIDMAVIEELLSQTFSKKKALLDSNFLALRLGYDRARESFDCPLPMRLEKMDATRDSILIDGNTAAALGCIYAGATVAAWYPITPSTSLLDAFQAFVLKLRRDPETGRARVAIIQAEDELAAAGMVIGANWVGARAFTATSGPGISLMSEFIGLAYYAEVPAVFFDIQRTGPSTGMPTRTQQGDLLLCAYASHGDTKHILLFPADPGECFHFAVLAFDIAERFQTPVFVLSDLDIGMNDWMVPRLQWDDAYRPDRGKVLRAEELEHITQFHRYVDVDGDGVAARTLPGVHPKGAFFTRGSGHNRNGDYTEDAAEYSDVMHRLTKKLETAALSLPAPEVSTTPGAIAGIVSLGGCHRAIVEAVALLGERGIPVDYMRLRGFPFVPEVGAFLREHRRIFVVEQNRDGQLASLLSIETGFCRDKLEHVGTFGGLPLSAGDVVEHIVAALRGAAEPEHEARLPQAAGDTPVTE from the coding sequence ATGACCACGCTGGCGCGGCAGCAGGTGAACGACTTCGCTTTCAAGATCGCGACCGTCAACGGGACGGGATCGTCGAGCGCGAACGATCTCATCCGGAAGACGATCTTCCGCATGGGCGTGCCCGCGTCGGGGAAGAACATCTTTCCGTCGAACATTCAGGGGCTGCCCACGTGGTACGAGATCCGGGTGAACGGCGCGGGCCACACCGCGCGCACGCCGGAGTTCGACCTGATGATCGCGATGAATCCGGCGACGTATGCCCGCGACATCGCCGAAGTGCGCCCGGGCGGCTGGCTGATGCACGACTCCACCTGGCCGCGGCCGGACGCGCTCATGCGCGACGACGTGAACATGCTCGGCGTGCCGCTGGCGCGGCTGTGCAACGAGAATTTCGCCGGAGCGCGCGAGCGGATCCTCATGAAGAACATCGCGTACGCCGGCGCGCTCGCGGCTCTGCTCGGCATCGACATGGCCGTCATCGAGGAGCTGCTCTCCCAGACGTTCTCGAAAAAGAAAGCGCTGCTCGACTCCAATTTTCTCGCGCTGCGGCTCGGGTACGACCGGGCGCGCGAGAGCTTCGACTGTCCGCTGCCGATGCGCCTCGAGAAGATGGACGCGACGCGCGACTCGATCCTCATCGACGGGAATACCGCCGCCGCGCTCGGCTGCATCTACGCCGGCGCCACGGTAGCCGCCTGGTATCCGATCACGCCTTCGACGTCGCTGCTCGACGCGTTCCAGGCGTTCGTGCTGAAGCTGCGGCGCGATCCGGAGACGGGCCGCGCGCGTGTCGCGATCATCCAGGCGGAAGACGAGCTCGCCGCCGCGGGAATGGTCATCGGAGCCAACTGGGTCGGTGCGCGCGCGTTCACCGCCACCAGCGGCCCGGGCATCTCGCTGATGAGCGAGTTCATCGGGCTCGCGTACTACGCCGAAGTCCCGGCGGTGTTCTTCGACATCCAGCGGACGGGACCGTCCACCGGAATGCCGACGCGCACGCAGCAGGGCGATCTGCTCCTGTGCGCCTACGCGTCGCACGGCGACACCAAGCACATCCTGCTCTTCCCGGCCGACCCCGGTGAGTGCTTCCACTTCGCCGTGCTCGCCTTCGATATCGCCGAGCGGTTCCAGACCCCCGTGTTCGTGCTCTCGGATCTCGACATCGGAATGAACGACTGGATGGTGCCGCGGCTGCAGTGGGACGACGCGTACCGGCCGGATCGAGGGAAGGTCCTCCGCGCGGAGGAGCTCGAGCACATCACGCAGTTTCACCGGTACGTGGACGTCGACGGCGACGGCGTCGCGGCCCGCACGCTACCGGGCGTGCACCCCAAGGGCGCGTTCTTCACGCGCGGCTCGGGCCACAACCGGAACGGTGACTATACCGAAGACGCGGCCGAGTACTCGGACGTGATGCACCGGCTCACGAAGAAGCTGGAGACCGCGGCTCTCAGCCTTCCCGCACCGGAGGTCAGCACGACACCGGGCGCGATCGCGGGGATCGTGTCGCTCGGCGGATGCCACCGCGCGATCGTCGAAGCCGTCGCGCTGCTCGGAGAGCGGGGGATCCCCGTCGACTACATGCGCCTCCGGGGGTTCCCGTTCGTGCCGGAGGTCGGCGCATTTCTGCGTGAGCACCGCCGGATATTCGTGGTCGAGCAGAACCGCGACGGGCAGCTCGCTTCGCTGCTGAGCATCGAGACCGGCTTCTGCCGCGACAAGCTGGAGCACGTGGGGACCTTTGGCGGATTGCCGTTGAGCGCGGGCGACGTCGTCGAGCACATCGTGGCCGCGTTGCGCGGCGCGGCGGAGCCGGAGCATGAGGCCAGGCTGCCACAGGCGGCCGGCGACACGCCGGTGACGGAATGA
- a CDS encoding FAD-dependent oxidoreductase has translation MRPTDVSDPAYYHRVVDCQWACPAHTNVPEYIRMVAQGRYTEAYLLNRQSNVFPGILGRTCDRPCEPACRRTRIDGEPVAICRLKRVASDYRDDDEMRANLPVIPAEKNGKRVLCIGAGPASLTVANDLLPLGYHVTMYEKYDRAGGLMWNNIPRFRLPPRVLDEEIGIILDMGVDLRTNHPVTSLKAVLEEGWDAVFIGTGAPRGKELELPGRRDTDRIHIGIDWLQSIAFGHIKSIEPRVLVIGVGNTAMDCCRSAKRLGGTDVKVMARRSRKHFKASPWELNDALEEGVEIVENHAPKRFIVENGVLAGMEFDVVEWGEDEKGRAVSRTLSTVVIPCDAVILAIGQEAAFPWLEHDIGIEVDEWGAPLVDKKTFQTTRPGVFVGGDAAWGPENIIWAVAHGHEAAISIHQHCLGGSLTDRLPWGMNLVSQKMGMHEWSYSNDYDEAQRARMRHVALAERLRNLEEEVEVGFDLEQTLRESERCLNCDVETHFTDSLCIECDACVDVCPVSCLTIAANGSSDESEILQRLTAPALNPSQPLFASGPLPQTKRLMLKDEDICIHCGLCAERCPTAAWDMRKFDLLIPYAGLPAGGAHPPRGPLPVLAAVGGA, from the coding sequence ATGCGACCGACCGACGTTTCCGATCCGGCGTACTATCACCGGGTCGTGGATTGCCAATGGGCGTGCCCTGCGCACACCAACGTGCCGGAGTACATCCGCATGGTGGCGCAGGGGCGCTACACGGAAGCCTATCTGCTCAACCGGCAGTCCAACGTCTTTCCGGGAATACTGGGCCGCACCTGCGACCGTCCGTGCGAGCCCGCGTGCCGCCGTACGCGCATAGACGGCGAGCCGGTCGCGATCTGCCGCCTCAAGCGCGTCGCGTCGGACTACCGCGACGACGACGAGATGCGCGCGAACCTGCCGGTCATCCCGGCAGAGAAGAACGGCAAGAGAGTTCTGTGCATTGGGGCGGGACCGGCGTCGCTGACGGTCGCCAACGATCTACTGCCGCTCGGCTACCACGTGACCATGTACGAGAAGTACGACCGTGCCGGCGGGCTGATGTGGAACAACATCCCGCGGTTCCGCCTGCCGCCGCGCGTACTCGACGAAGAGATCGGCATCATCCTCGACATGGGCGTGGACCTCCGCACGAATCACCCGGTCACGAGCCTCAAGGCCGTGCTCGAAGAAGGATGGGACGCGGTGTTCATCGGCACCGGCGCGCCGCGGGGCAAGGAGCTGGAGCTGCCGGGCAGGCGCGACACCGACAGGATCCACATCGGCATCGACTGGCTGCAGTCGATCGCGTTCGGCCACATCAAGTCCATCGAGCCGCGGGTGCTCGTCATCGGCGTCGGCAACACGGCGATGGACTGCTGCCGCTCCGCCAAGCGGCTCGGCGGAACCGACGTGAAGGTCATGGCGCGCCGCTCGCGCAAGCACTTCAAGGCCTCGCCGTGGGAGCTGAACGACGCGCTGGAAGAAGGCGTTGAGATCGTGGAGAATCACGCGCCCAAGCGGTTCATCGTCGAGAACGGCGTGCTCGCCGGGATGGAGTTCGACGTCGTCGAATGGGGCGAGGACGAGAAAGGCCGCGCGGTGAGCAGGACGCTGAGCACGGTCGTGATCCCGTGCGACGCGGTGATCCTCGCGATCGGCCAGGAAGCGGCCTTCCCGTGGCTCGAGCACGACATCGGGATCGAGGTGGATGAGTGGGGCGCGCCGCTCGTGGACAAGAAGACGTTCCAGACGACGCGCCCGGGCGTCTTCGTCGGCGGCGACGCGGCGTGGGGACCGGAGAACATCATCTGGGCCGTGGCGCACGGACACGAGGCGGCGATCTCCATCCACCAGCACTGCCTGGGCGGGTCGCTCACGGACCGGCTGCCGTGGGGGATGAACCTCGTCAGCCAGAAGATGGGCATGCACGAGTGGAGCTACAGCAACGACTACGACGAGGCGCAGCGCGCGCGGATGCGGCACGTCGCGCTCGCCGAGCGATTGCGGAATCTGGAGGAGGAGGTCGAAGTCGGGTTCGATCTGGAGCAGACGCTGCGCGAATCGGAGCGCTGCCTCAACTGCGACGTCGAGACGCACTTCACCGACAGCCTGTGCATCGAATGCGACGCGTGCGTTGATGTATGCCCGGTGAGCTGTCTCACCATCGCGGCGAACGGCAGCTCCGACGAGAGCGAGATCCTGCAGCGGCTCACGGCCCCCGCGCTCAATCCGTCGCAGCCGTTGTTCGCGTCTGGGCCGCTGCCGCAGACCAAGCGGCTGATGCTGAAGGACGAGGACATCTGCATTCACTGCGGCCTGTGCGCCGAGCGCTGCCCGACGGCGGCGTGGGACATGCGGAAGTTTGATCTGCTGATCCCGTACGCCGGTCTGCCGGCCGGCGGCGCGCATCCGCCGCGCGGGCCGCTGCCGGTGCTCGCCGCCGTCGGAGGCGCATGA
- a CDS encoding peptidylprolyl isomerase — MNRTAQFDTNLGTFKVELFEDRAPKTTQNFIDLAEKGFYNGVIFHRVIKGFMIQGGDPKGTGTGGPGYTIPDEFHAELKHDDPGVLSMANAGPNSGGSQFFITLAATPWLDGKHAVFGKVVEGMDVIEAIGTTPTAAGDRPKTNVVMEKVTVS; from the coding sequence GTGAACCGCACCGCCCAATTCGACACCAATCTCGGCACCTTCAAGGTCGAGCTCTTCGAGGACCGCGCCCCGAAGACGACCCAGAACTTCATTGATCTCGCCGAAAAGGGGTTCTACAACGGCGTGATCTTCCACCGCGTCATCAAGGGCTTCATGATCCAGGGGGGCGATCCCAAGGGGACCGGGACCGGCGGGCCGGGCTACACTATTCCCGACGAGTTCCACGCCGAGCTGAAGCACGACGATCCGGGCGTGCTCTCGATGGCGAACGCGGGGCCGAACTCGGGCGGATCGCAGTTCTTCATCACGCTGGCTGCGACACCCTGGCTAGACGGCAAGCACGCGGTGTTCGGCAAGGTCGTGGAGGGGATGGACGTGATCGAGGCGATCGGCACGACACCCACGGCGGCCGGGGATCGGCCGAAGACCAACGTCGTTATGGAGAAGGTTACGGTCAGCTAA